One stretch of Sphingopyxis sp. 113P3 DNA includes these proteins:
- the copC gene encoding copper homeostasis periplasmic binding protein CopC, which yields MRSIFLPTALALLGIASAAQAHPKLVTASPTANATVDKPARIELRFSEKLMPKFSGADLMMTGHGGATHAPMKITTTAAVAGDGSTLVLTPKAPLAPGRYTVAWHVVSSDTHRVAGNYTFAVK from the coding sequence ATGCGTAGCATCTTCCTCCCTACCGCCCTCGCCCTTCTCGGCATCGCCAGCGCAGCGCAGGCTCATCCGAAACTCGTGACAGCCTCGCCGACCGCGAATGCGACCGTCGACAAGCCTGCCCGTATCGAGCTGCGTTTCAGCGAAAAGCTGATGCCGAAGTTCTCCGGCGCCGATCTCATGATGACCGGACATGGCGGGGCAACGCACGCGCCGATGAAGATCACGACGACGGCAGCCGTCGCCGGTGACGGCAGCACGCTTGTCCTTACGCCCAAGGCGCCGCTCGCTCCGGGCCGCTACACCGTTGCATGGCATGTCGTGTCGAGCGACACCCACCGCGTCGCCGGCAACTACACCTTCGCGGTCAAGTGA
- a CDS encoding Tn3 family transposase, with translation MTKRKHQLLTESERDQILAIPTDRDHLARLYTFEPSDIEIIGARRERRNQLGVALQLALLRHPGITLAQLIQDRGAIPHDLAAFVAEQLGLHVTELANYAARDQTMTDHARELAARLGLRGPTRADIPFMVEAAARTAWATDKGMTIAMGVVTALREARILLPSISTIERASSAGRARARKQAAHALIADLSAEQVQALDQLFDAAGGMSHLALLKTIPVAAKPDHVRQILDRLRQVRKIGISPDVAGRIHADRFRQYVREGRASPAYMIERYIPSRRRATLVAFLLDLEERLTDSALEMADKLIGGIFTRAKNAQARSYAATSKNVARLMLIFRRTIDALTDAVDTGEDPMEVLDASVGWHTLLKARPEVATIAETANLDPLRVAADRYATLRKFAPDLLEALQFRAGKGSAKTIAAIEMLRDLNRSGKRDLPADAPMPFRKEWQKIVMGDDGKINRRLWEIATIAHLRNKLRSGDVWVERSTGYRQFDSYLLSEPKAKPIVSALGLPPTAGEWLEQRGRELDWRLKKFARSLKRDALEGVRYRDGRLQISPVRTIATPDAEALADRLDAMMPRIRITELLHEVAQETGFLSAFTNLRTGELCPNENALLATILADATNLGLSRMAAASQGVTRDQLLWTHDAYIRDESYRAALAVLINAHHRLPFSRVWGDGTTSSSDGQFFRGAKRGASGGDINARYGVDHGFSFYTHVSDQRGPYHVNVISAATHEAPYVLDGLISHGTDLRIVEHYTDTGGATDHVFALCAMLGFRFCPRLRDFPDRRLAPIAPVSAYPSIAPLLGKRIRTDIINEQWDDVLRLVGSIKAGHVAPSVMLRKLAAYERQNQLDVALQEIGKIERTLFMLDWLENPDLRRRCHAGLNNSEQRHALTQAIYTFRQGRIIDRSHEAQQYRASGLNLVIAAIVYWNTIYMADAAQHLRSAAAPVPDDLLVHTSPVGWEHIAFSGDFLWDRAAASAGRKALNLPPDSRAA, from the coding sequence ATGACGAAGCGCAAGCATCAACTCCTGACCGAGAGCGAACGCGATCAGATACTCGCCATCCCGACCGATCGCGACCATTTGGCCCGGCTCTATACCTTCGAGCCTTCCGATATCGAGATCATCGGCGCGCGACGGGAGCGACGGAACCAGTTGGGCGTGGCGCTGCAACTCGCGCTCCTGCGGCACCCGGGCATCACGCTTGCGCAGTTGATACAGGACAGGGGAGCAATACCCCATGATCTCGCCGCTTTCGTCGCGGAGCAACTTGGTCTGCACGTAACCGAGCTGGCCAACTATGCGGCGCGGGATCAGACAATGACGGATCATGCCCGTGAGCTGGCGGCGCGTTTGGGGCTTCGGGGGCCAACCCGGGCCGATATTCCCTTCATGGTCGAGGCGGCCGCGAGAACGGCATGGGCGACCGACAAGGGGATGACGATTGCGATGGGCGTGGTCACCGCCCTGCGCGAGGCCCGGATTTTGCTGCCGTCCATCTCCACCATCGAACGCGCCAGCAGCGCGGGACGTGCCCGCGCGCGCAAGCAGGCCGCCCACGCCCTGATCGCCGATCTCAGCGCCGAACAGGTCCAGGCCCTCGATCAGCTCTTCGACGCCGCCGGCGGCATGAGCCATCTCGCCTTGCTTAAGACCATCCCCGTCGCGGCCAAGCCCGATCACGTCCGCCAGATCCTCGACCGTCTGAGGCAGGTGCGGAAGATCGGCATTTCCCCCGACGTCGCGGGCCGCATCCACGCGGACCGATTTCGGCAATATGTCAGGGAAGGCCGTGCGTCGCCTGCCTATATGATCGAGCGCTATATTCCCTCCCGGCGACGCGCCACGCTCGTTGCCTTCCTGCTCGATCTTGAAGAACGGCTGACGGACAGCGCCCTGGAGATGGCGGACAAGCTGATCGGCGGCATCTTCACCCGCGCGAAGAACGCCCAGGCGCGCAGCTATGCCGCCACGTCGAAGAACGTGGCCCGGCTGATGCTGATCTTCCGCAGGACGATCGACGCGCTCACCGATGCAGTCGATACTGGCGAAGATCCTATGGAGGTCCTGGATGCCTCAGTAGGATGGCACACCCTCCTGAAGGCCAGACCGGAAGTGGCGACGATCGCGGAAACCGCCAATCTTGATCCGCTGAGGGTCGCGGCCGACCGCTATGCGACGTTGCGCAAGTTCGCCCCTGATCTGCTTGAAGCGCTGCAGTTCAGGGCCGGAAAGGGCAGCGCGAAAACGATTGCCGCTATCGAGATGCTGCGCGACCTCAATAGGTCGGGCAAGCGCGATCTGCCTGCCGACGCTCCGATGCCCTTCCGCAAGGAATGGCAGAAAATCGTCATGGGCGATGACGGCAAGATCAATCGGCGGCTCTGGGAAATCGCGACTATCGCGCATCTGCGCAACAAGCTGCGCTCCGGTGATGTCTGGGTGGAACGATCGACGGGATACCGCCAGTTCGACAGCTACCTGCTAAGCGAACCGAAGGCCAAGCCGATCGTGTCGGCTCTTGGTCTGCCACCCACAGCCGGCGAATGGCTCGAACAGCGGGGCCGCGAACTGGACTGGCGGCTGAAGAAATTCGCCCGGAGCCTGAAGCGCGACGCTCTGGAGGGTGTGCGATACCGCGACGGCCGCCTCCAGATATCCCCCGTTCGCACGATCGCAACGCCCGACGCCGAAGCCCTGGCCGACCGGCTCGATGCGATGATGCCACGCATCCGTATCACCGAACTGCTACATGAGGTGGCGCAGGAAACTGGCTTTCTTTCGGCGTTCACCAACCTGCGCACCGGCGAGCTATGTCCCAATGAAAATGCGCTGCTCGCCACGATCCTCGCCGACGCCACCAATCTCGGCCTGTCGCGCATGGCCGCCGCGAGCCAGGGCGTCACGCGCGATCAACTCCTATGGACCCATGACGCCTATATCCGCGACGAGAGCTACCGCGCGGCGCTCGCCGTCCTCATCAACGCGCACCACCGCCTGCCATTCTCGCGGGTATGGGGCGACGGCACAACGTCCAGTTCCGATGGTCAGTTCTTCAGGGGCGCGAAGCGCGGCGCATCGGGCGGCGACATCAACGCCCGCTATGGCGTCGATCATGGCTTCAGCTTCTACACCCATGTTTCCGATCAGCGCGGGCCCTACCACGTCAATGTGATCTCGGCCGCCACGCATGAAGCGCCCTATGTCCTCGACGGCCTCATCAGCCATGGCACCGATCTCAGGATCGTCGAGCATTACACCGACACCGGCGGAGCGACCGATCATGTCTTCGCCCTGTGCGCGATGCTGGGATTTCGCTTCTGCCCGCGCCTGCGCGACTTTCCGGACAGGCGGCTTGCGCCGATCGCGCCGGTTTCGGCCTATCCGTCCATCGCCCCGTTGTTGGGCAAGCGTATCCGCACCGACATCATCAATGAACAATGGGACGACGTGCTGCGCCTCGTGGGGTCGATCAAGGCTGGCCACGTCGCGCCGTCGGTCATGCTGCGAAAGCTCGCCGCCTACGAACGGCAGAACCAGCTCGACGTCGCACTACAGGAGATCGGCAAGATCGAACGGACCCTGTTCATGCTGGACTGGCTTGAAAATCCCGATCTGCGCCGGCGATGCCATGCCGGCCTTAACAACAGCGAGCAGCGCCATGCCCTGACGCAAGCGATCTACACCTTCCGCCAGGGCCGCATCATCGACCGCAGCCATGAAGCTCAACAATATCGGGCATCAGGCCTCAACCTAGTCATCGCGGCGATCGTCTATTGGAACACGATCTACATGGCCGACGCCGCCCAGCATCTGCGATCGGCAGCGGCCCCGGTCCCCGATGATCTGCTTGTCCATACGTCGCCGGTTGGCTGGGAGCATATTGCCTTTTCCGGCGATTTCCTCTGGGATCGAGCCGCCGCTTCCGCTGGCCGCAAGGCCCTCAATCTTCCGCCGGACAGCCGCGCCGCCTAA
- a CDS encoding copper resistance system multicopper oxidase, whose product MSRVLDRRQVLRGATMAGGGLALSAYMPAWAQSVSAGIAKPLPTVSGEDITLRVAHQKMMIDGRESHAIGINGTVPAPLIRLREGQNVRLHVVNDLDEETSIHWHGLLVPFQMDGVPGISFPGIPARSTFTYEFPIIQSGTYWYHSHSGLQEQDGHYGPILIDPKDPDPVQFDREHVIVLSDHSFQHSHYLFDRLKKESGYFNRQRQTLAGLLAGKDQPLKERLMWGKMRMDPADVADVTGSTYTYLVNGHGPRDNWTALFKPGERVRLRFINASSMTTFNVRIPGLPMTIVAADGLNVRPVQIDEFQFGPAETYDAIVTPPDMRAYTLVGESVDRSGQARATLAPREGMAAEVPPLRKRPLATMKDMGMGGHDMGTMDHGAMQGMGNGAAGAQAGSMAGMDHSAMNHGAGAGSMQGMNHSQMNHGTAAAAAGGMAGMAMPQGQSGTMAGMDHGSGAMPGMAGDQSMAGMDMGGMDMGNMNMRDFSKAPEVKKGPGVQTISAMPVDRTGDPGQGLENVGHRVLTYRDLMALDRNPDTRAPEREIKLHLTGNMERYMWGFDGEKLSENPDPITLLHGERVRVTLINDTMMGHPIHIHGHFFELVTGKGAYAPRKHTVLVQPGGTVSWDVTGEEGDWAFHCHMLYHMHAGMMRVVQVRKAGEAAA is encoded by the coding sequence ATGTCGCGCGTTCTCGATCGCCGCCAAGTGCTGCGCGGTGCCACCATGGCGGGAGGCGGCCTTGCCCTGTCGGCCTATATGCCGGCGTGGGCGCAATCCGTTTCCGCTGGTATCGCCAAACCGTTGCCGACCGTCTCGGGCGAGGACATTACGCTGAGGGTCGCGCATCAGAAGATGATGATCGACGGGCGGGAAAGCCACGCGATTGGCATCAACGGCACCGTGCCGGCACCGCTGATCCGCCTGCGCGAAGGCCAGAATGTGCGCCTTCATGTCGTCAACGACCTGGACGAAGAAACCTCGATCCACTGGCACGGCCTGCTGGTGCCGTTTCAGATGGACGGTGTTCCTGGCATCAGCTTTCCCGGCATTCCAGCGCGCTCGACCTTCACCTACGAATTTCCGATCATCCAGAGCGGCACTTACTGGTATCACAGCCATTCGGGGCTTCAGGAACAGGACGGTCACTACGGGCCGATCCTGATCGATCCCAAGGACCCGGACCCGGTGCAGTTCGATCGCGAGCACGTCATCGTGCTATCCGATCACAGCTTCCAGCATTCGCATTACCTGTTCGACCGGCTCAAGAAGGAGTCGGGCTATTTCAACCGCCAGCGCCAGACCTTGGCCGGCTTGCTCGCGGGCAAGGATCAGCCGCTCAAAGAGCGGTTGATGTGGGGCAAGATGCGGATGGACCCAGCTGACGTCGCCGACGTGACCGGATCGACCTACACCTATCTGGTCAACGGTCATGGGCCGCGCGACAACTGGACCGCGCTGTTCAAGCCCGGCGAGCGGGTCCGGCTCCGCTTCATCAACGCATCGTCCATGACGACCTTCAACGTCCGCATTCCGGGCCTGCCGATGACGATCGTCGCAGCGGACGGCCTGAACGTGCGGCCGGTCCAGATCGATGAGTTCCAGTTCGGTCCCGCCGAAACCTATGATGCGATCGTTACGCCTCCCGACATGCGCGCGTACACGCTCGTCGGCGAAAGTGTTGACCGCTCTGGCCAAGCCCGGGCCACGCTCGCGCCGCGTGAGGGCATGGCTGCCGAGGTTCCTCCCCTCCGCAAGCGTCCGCTCGCGACCATGAAGGACATGGGCATGGGCGGCCACGACATGGGCACCATGGATCACGGCGCCATGCAAGGCATGGGGAACGGTGCGGCGGGCGCGCAGGCCGGTTCGATGGCGGGCATGGACCATAGCGCGATGAACCATGGTGCCGGTGCCGGCTCGATGCAGGGGATGAATCATTCCCAGATGAACCACGGCACGGCCGCTGCCGCTGCCGGAGGGATGGCCGGAATGGCGATGCCGCAGGGTCAAAGCGGCACGATGGCCGGGATGGATCATGGCTCGGGCGCAATGCCCGGCATGGCAGGCGATCAGTCGATGGCCGGCATGGACATGGGTGGCATGGACATGGGCAACATGAACATGCGCGACTTCTCGAAGGCACCGGAGGTGAAGAAGGGGCCGGGCGTTCAGACCATCTCGGCTATGCCGGTGGACCGCACCGGCGATCCGGGTCAGGGGCTGGAGAATGTCGGCCACCGCGTGCTGACCTATCGCGATCTGATGGCGCTCGACCGCAACCCCGATACGCGGGCACCAGAGCGCGAGATCAAGCTTCACCTCACCGGCAACATGGAACGCTACATGTGGGGCTTCGACGGCGAAAAGCTGTCAGAGAACCCCGATCCGATCACGCTGCTGCATGGCGAGCGGGTGCGCGTCACCCTCATCAACGACACGATGATGGGCCACCCGATCCACATTCACGGTCACTTCTTCGAGCTGGTGACGGGGAAAGGCGCCTATGCGCCCCGAAAGCATACTGTGCTGGTCCAACCGGGCGGAACTGTCAGTTGGGACGTGACGGGAGAGGAAGGCGACTGGGCGTTCCACTGCCACATGCTCTACCACATGCACGCGGGCATGATGCGTGTCGTCCAGGTCCGCAAGGCCGGGGAGGCCGCAGCATGA
- a CDS encoding PepSY domain-containing protein has translation MRLHIGASKVHRWLALLIGAQVIVWFTSGLIMSLLPIDTVHGDHRIDRNAEPALSIDQTFAPVPALLANAGVPVRQLQHRMLLGRPVVEAQLADGKIRLLDARTAAPLPPIDMRAAAAIAGRAYRGGPAVPTMERVERPSTEYRGSLPAWRASFPDKDATRIYVSAETGRLTSVRTGTWRLYDFFWGLHIMDWTEHERFNTPWLMAFAAGGLVFGVAGAILLFMRWPRRRRRKVQGTARTAA, from the coding sequence TTGCGCCTCCACATCGGGGCGAGCAAGGTCCATCGCTGGCTTGCTCTCCTGATCGGGGCGCAGGTGATCGTATGGTTCACCAGCGGACTCATTATGAGCCTGCTGCCGATCGACACGGTTCACGGCGATCACCGGATCGATCGCAATGCCGAGCCGGCGCTGTCGATCGACCAAACCTTTGCACCCGTTCCTGCCCTGCTCGCGAATGCCGGCGTGCCTGTCCGTCAGCTTCAACACCGGATGCTGCTCGGCCGACCCGTCGTTGAGGCGCAGCTTGCCGATGGCAAAATCCGGTTGCTCGACGCCCGGACGGCTGCGCCGCTCCCACCGATCGACATGAGGGCCGCGGCGGCCATCGCCGGCAGGGCCTATCGAGGCGGACCCGCAGTTCCGACGATGGAGCGGGTGGAGCGCCCGAGCACCGAATATCGCGGCAGCCTTCCCGCATGGCGCGCATCGTTCCCTGACAAAGATGCGACGCGCATCTACGTGTCGGCGGAAACCGGCCGGCTGACCTCGGTGCGTACCGGAACGTGGCGGCTCTACGACTTCTTCTGGGGCCTCCATATCATGGACTGGACCGAGCACGAACGCTTCAACACGCCGTGGCTGATGGCCTTTGCGGCGGGTGGCCTCGTGTTCGGCGTCGCGGGTGCGATCCTCCTGTTCATGCGCTGGCCGCGACGCAGGCGGAGAAAAGTGCAAGGGACAGCCCGAACCGCCGCGTAG
- a CDS encoding copper resistance protein B, whose translation MSRSILLAGLASAIIAVPAFAQSMDHSMHDMPGMTMPAKPAAKAAPKPARKAAAKPASKRKAPARKTASRRAQAQAPATDPHAGHDMSGMQGMDMGGQQSAPASNPHAGHDMSAMPGMGAPAGTAQDQHAGHDMNAMPGMAMNGDQGGAKVGTDLPPGNKPAPAPSGDHLADRFWGAKAMATSREDDLRREHGGMTYYQVLFNLAEYQARKGSDGYRWDGEAWVGGDIDRLWLKSEGEGSFGKSLDSAEVQALYSHALDPYWNLQAGVRYDIKPNPSRTYATVGIEGLAPYWFEVEGALFLSNKGEVLGRAEGYYDQRITNYFTLQPRVEANFSAQDVPETGTGSGLTDLEAGLRLRYEGRRELAPYIGVSWERQFGDTARFTRARGGDTGGFSFVAGVRTWF comes from the coding sequence ATGAGCCGGTCGATCCTCCTTGCCGGTTTGGCATCAGCGATCATCGCTGTTCCTGCCTTCGCACAGAGCATGGACCATTCCATGCACGACATGCCGGGCATGACCATGCCGGCCAAGCCTGCCGCCAAGGCCGCCCCGAAACCCGCGCGGAAAGCCGCCGCGAAGCCGGCATCCAAGCGCAAGGCACCTGCCAGAAAGACGGCGTCCCGACGTGCGCAGGCCCAAGCTCCGGCGACTGACCCGCACGCCGGTCACGATATGAGCGGGATGCAGGGGATGGACATGGGCGGCCAGCAGTCGGCCCCCGCCTCGAACCCGCACGCGGGCCACGATATGTCGGCCATGCCCGGCATGGGTGCCCCGGCAGGAACGGCGCAGGACCAACACGCCGGCCACGACATGAACGCGATGCCGGGCATGGCGATGAACGGCGATCAGGGCGGCGCTAAAGTCGGGACCGACCTGCCCCCCGGCAATAAGCCCGCACCCGCTCCCTCCGGCGATCATCTTGCCGATCGTTTCTGGGGTGCGAAGGCGATGGCGACCTCCCGCGAGGACGATCTGCGTCGCGAGCATGGCGGGATGACCTACTATCAGGTGCTCTTCAATCTGGCCGAGTACCAGGCTCGCAAGGGTAGCGACGGGTATCGTTGGGATGGCGAGGCGTGGGTCGGAGGCGACATTGATCGCCTGTGGCTGAAGTCGGAGGGCGAAGGCAGTTTCGGCAAGTCGCTCGACAGCGCCGAGGTTCAGGCGCTCTACAGCCATGCACTCGACCCCTATTGGAACCTCCAGGCGGGCGTCCGCTACGACATCAAACCCAACCCTTCCCGGACCTATGCGACCGTGGGTATCGAGGGGCTGGCACCTTACTGGTTCGAGGTAGAAGGTGCGCTGTTCCTGTCGAACAAGGGCGAGGTGCTGGGTCGTGCTGAGGGCTATTACGATCAGCGCATCACCAATTATTTCACGCTTCAGCCAAGGGTCGAAGCCAACTTCTCTGCGCAGGACGTGCCGGAGACAGGCACCGGGTCGGGGCTTACCGATCTGGAGGCAGGCCTGAGGCTTCGGTATGAAGGCCGGCGCGAGCTGGCGCCGTATATCGGCGTGTCGTGGGAACGGCAGTTCGGCGACACCGCGCGCTTCACGCGGGCACGCGGCGGTGACACCGGCGGGTTCAGCTTCGTCGCTGGCGTGAGGACCTGGTTCTGA
- a CDS encoding DUF411 domain-containing protein yields the protein MGLPATAMAAADIAMHRDPGCGCCEKWAEQVRQQFGRKVRIIDDANRGALQRRVGVPADQLSCHTAIVDGMAFEGHVPIADMKRVLAQRPKGVSGLAVGGMPLGSPGMEVAGMKAQPFSVIAFGPGGRRVYARHG from the coding sequence ATGGGGCTTCCCGCGACCGCGATGGCCGCAGCCGACATTGCCATGCACCGCGATCCGGGGTGTGGTTGCTGCGAGAAGTGGGCTGAGCAGGTCCGCCAGCAGTTCGGCCGCAAGGTGCGGATCATCGACGATGCCAATCGCGGCGCTTTGCAGCGTCGCGTCGGCGTCCCGGCGGATCAGCTATCCTGTCATACCGCCATCGTCGACGGCATGGCCTTCGAGGGCCATGTTCCGATCGCTGACATGAAGCGCGTTCTGGCGCAGCGTCCCAAAGGCGTCAGTGGGCTGGCAGTCGGCGGGATGCCGCTCGGGTCGCCCGGCATGGAGGTAGCGGGCATGAAGGCCCAGCCCTTCTCCGTCATCGCGTTCGGCCCGGGCGGTCGCCGCGTCTATGCCCGGCATGGTTAG
- a CDS encoding periplasmic heavy metal sensor, with product MTSTTRIVLGVVLAFLAAIGGVFVGRALLPQPKQPGAALHDVLHHKLTLDDGQQARLKVLEDRFAMQRRALELEMRAANTRLAEAIQTEHGNGLKVAAAVDQSHAAMGELQKATLAHIFAMRQLLRPDQTSQFDAAVVKALTDGQG from the coding sequence ATGACCTCGACGACGCGCATCGTTCTCGGTGTCGTGCTCGCCTTTCTGGCCGCGATCGGAGGCGTGTTCGTCGGGCGGGCGCTGTTGCCGCAGCCCAAGCAGCCAGGTGCCGCGCTGCATGACGTATTGCACCACAAGCTGACGCTCGACGACGGCCAGCAGGCACGGTTGAAGGTGCTGGAAGATCGCTTCGCGATGCAGCGGCGTGCGCTCGAGCTCGAAATGCGCGCTGCCAACACCCGGCTCGCCGAGGCGATCCAAACCGAACATGGCAATGGCCTCAAGGTCGCAGCCGCGGTGGACCAGAGCCATGCGGCGATGGGCGAGCTGCAAAAGGCGACGCTCGCGCATATCTTCGCCATGCGGCAGTTGCTGCGACCCGATCAGACCTCCCAATTTGATGCCGCGGTGGTGAAGGCACTCACCGACGGTCAGGGGTGA
- a CDS encoding DUF305 domain-containing protein produces the protein MSYGRFAAMIATSTVVMFGLMYLNTYALSHVEYSQTRTWMAIVMGAVMAIIMLGFMWGMYPNRRANLGIVAGAVIVFTGALWLVRSQDTVGDVAYMKAMIPHHSIAIMTSERAHIKDPEVRKLADGIIDAQVREITQMKRMIARLEANPTPPNAPDLPSYRDRQVPPPPPETDQSTGINTLQPVR, from the coding sequence ATGAGCTACGGGCGGTTCGCCGCCATGATAGCGACATCGACCGTCGTGATGTTCGGGTTGATGTACCTGAACACCTATGCCCTGAGCCACGTCGAGTACAGTCAGACCCGGACGTGGATGGCGATCGTCATGGGTGCCGTGATGGCGATCATCATGCTCGGTTTCATGTGGGGCATGTACCCGAACCGCCGCGCCAATCTCGGCATCGTGGCAGGCGCCGTCATCGTGTTCACCGGCGCGCTGTGGCTTGTCCGCAGCCAGGACACAGTCGGTGACGTTGCCTACATGAAGGCGATGATCCCGCACCACTCGATCGCGATCATGACGAGCGAACGGGCACACATCAAAGACCCGGAAGTGCGTAAGCTCGCTGACGGCATCATCGACGCCCAGGTTCGCGAAATTACGCAGATGAAGCGGATGATCGCCCGACTGGAAGCGAACCCCACGCCCCCGAACGCGCCGGACCTGCCTTCCTATCGCGACCGGCAGGTGCCGCCCCCGCCCCCCGAGACGGATCAGAGCACCGGCATCAACACCTTGCAGCCGGTCCGATAG
- a CDS encoding RNA polymerase sigma factor: protein MSIDWTALSDGELATLSIAGRQAAFAEIMRRYRQPVFRLARASVGETDEALDLVQETFVAAHQALPRYDTQRAMKAWLSTIAINKCRDWARKRAVRRFLSFGFAAEDQADTLPDNAVPIDDSAADRQELDRVTRAISTLPVNLKEPLVLRTIEGLSQAETAEVLGISQKAVETRLYRARAQLMEKLNAAKG, encoded by the coding sequence GTGAGCATCGACTGGACCGCATTGTCTGACGGCGAACTGGCGACGCTCAGTATCGCCGGCCGTCAGGCGGCCTTTGCGGAAATCATGCGCCGTTACCGTCAGCCGGTTTTTCGGCTCGCGCGTGCCTCTGTAGGCGAAACCGATGAAGCGCTTGATCTGGTTCAGGAAACCTTTGTTGCCGCGCATCAGGCGTTGCCGCGCTACGACACGCAGCGCGCGATGAAGGCATGGCTGTCGACGATCGCGATCAACAAATGCCGGGATTGGGCGAGGAAGCGCGCCGTTCGCCGTTTTCTGTCCTTCGGCTTCGCGGCGGAGGATCAGGCTGACACCCTTCCCGACAACGCCGTGCCGATCGATGACAGTGCAGCCGATCGCCAGGAGCTTGATCGGGTGACGCGCGCTATCTCGACGTTGCCGGTCAATCTGAAGGAGCCGCTGGTGCTGCGGACGATCGAGGGCTTGAGCCAGGCGGAGACGGCCGAGGTGTTGGGTATCAGCCAGAAGGCGGTCGAAACCCGCCTTTATCGCGCGCGGGCGCAGCTCATGGAAAAGTTGAACGCGGCTAAGGGATGA
- a CDS encoding DUF305 domain-containing protein — MTAALFAAAPALAQQTGHQGMDHQGMNHAGMMQPSAANPYGPDMMKMHERMMAAKGADAGETWIRQMIEHHRGAITMSQTALRSTRNEIRREAQKTIDSQNREIATLNAMLRKMGKNPQ, encoded by the coding sequence ATGACCGCCGCCCTGTTCGCCGCCGCCCCGGCATTGGCGCAGCAGACCGGGCATCAGGGGATGGATCATCAGGGAATGAACCATGCAGGCATGATGCAGCCGAGCGCGGCCAATCCCTACGGCCCCGACATGATGAAGATGCACGAGCGGATGATGGCGGCAAAGGGTGCCGACGCCGGCGAGACGTGGATTCGTCAGATGATCGAGCATCACCGCGGCGCGATCACGATGTCGCAGACGGCACTTCGCAGTACCCGGAATGAAATCCGTCGTGAGGCGCAGAAGACGATCGACAGCCAGAACCGTGAGATCGCGACGTTGAACGCCATGCTTCGCAAAATGGGCAAGAACCCGCAGTAA
- the copD gene encoding copper homeostasis membrane protein CopD produces the protein METDWPLIAVRFALFLALGGLFGLSAFGLYGLKGRERASALALRLWLVGLGLLGLLLSAIALALLAAAMAGTPPWPIDREAIGMLLSGSTIGTAWEARMTALVVASVAALAAAGRAPLLGVVVIASAVALATLAWTGHGAMDEGAKGWAHLLADILHLLAAGAWVGALFGLVLLVARPTRRADAAHLTLTHRVLHGFGLVGTIVVGTIIVTGLVNTWLLVGVGNLPKLATSLYGQLLLAKLVLFGAMLVLASLNRFRLTPALEQALPGSDQRGALSALRRSLGIEAVSAITILALVAWLGTLEPPMSAM, from the coding sequence GTGGAAACCGACTGGCCGCTGATCGCTGTACGCTTCGCGCTCTTTCTGGCGCTGGGCGGGCTGTTCGGCCTGTCGGCATTCGGCCTCTACGGCCTCAAGGGACGCGAGCGCGCCAGCGCGCTCGCGTTGCGCCTCTGGCTCGTCGGTCTCGGTTTGCTGGGCCTTCTGCTCTCCGCCATCGCACTCGCGCTACTCGCTGCGGCGATGGCGGGCACACCGCCCTGGCCAATCGATCGCGAGGCGATCGGAATGCTGCTTTCCGGGTCGACCATAGGCACGGCATGGGAAGCACGCATGACCGCGCTGGTCGTGGCGTCGGTCGCCGCCTTGGCGGCGGCCGGACGTGCGCCTCTCCTCGGCGTCGTGGTGATCGCCAGCGCTGTGGCGCTGGCGACACTCGCCTGGACCGGGCACGGTGCGATGGATGAGGGCGCAAAAGGCTGGGCTCACCTCCTTGCCGATATTCTCCACCTGCTCGCAGCCGGTGCTTGGGTCGGGGCGCTGTTTGGCCTTGTCCTGCTTGTGGCTCGCCCTACCCGCCGGGCCGACGCGGCTCATCTGACGCTTACGCATCGTGTACTGCACGGGTTCGGCCTGGTCGGTACGATCGTGGTCGGCACCATTATCGTTACCGGCCTCGTCAATACATGGCTGCTAGTCGGTGTAGGCAACCTTCCAAAGCTCGCCACATCCCTTTACGGCCAGCTCCTGCTCGCCAAGCTCGTCTTGTTCGGCGCGATGCTGGTGCTGGCATCGCTCAATCGCTTCCGGCTGACGCCCGCATTGGAGCAAGCGCTGCCGGGTAGCGATCAACGCGGCGCACTCAGCGCTTTACGGCGCAGCCTCGGGATCGAGGCGGTCAGTGCCATTACGATCCTCGCGCTCGTCGCATGGCTGGGAACGCTCGAACCACCCATGTCGGCGATGTGA